GGCTGGTCCGGCTGACTTCGACGATGAGAATCGACGAAGTCGGATGTTGCGTCGAGAAATCCTCAATCTCGCCGCGTACGACGGCTATATCAGGTTCGGGCTCTGAGTAGTCGCCGTGTACGAGTGAACTCTGATGGCGCACCCAGTACCCTTCGCCAAACGTTCGGTCGAGGATTCTTCGGACTCTCTCGGCGGCGGCCGCGTGCTGAGGTGATTGCGGACTCAATTGAACAATCTCCCCGTCGATCAACTCGACGCGTTGGTTTTGAAACCATCCTTGTTCGTCGAGCCGGTAGTACTCCTCGCGGGTCCAGCGTTTGCGGGTCGGTTCTTCGTAGCGGACCGGCGGCTGATCGATGGCCGGTGGGACCAACGCGAGGGGCTGCGTGACGGCGGGTTGGGAGACGATGCTCATAGCACCATTGTAGCCTTTTTCAGGCAATAGCGGCAAATCGCCTCATACTTGGGAGATTCTAGCCGGACTAGCGGATCTTTCGCAGCACTTCGAGGCCACGCTCCAGCGTCGCTTCGCTCGCGGCGTAGGAGATGCGGAAGTTCGTGTCGCCGCCGCTGAAGATGCCGCCGGGGATGATGAGGAGTTCGTTCTCGATCGCGCGGGCGACGAACTCTTGGCCCGTGCCGCGGCCCGCGGGCACCTTGGGAAACACGTAAAACGCGCCGCCGGTGTCGGCGACTTCGTAGCCGGCGTCGCGGAGGCCGCCGACGACGCGGTTGCGGCGCTGGGCGTACTCGGCGGCTTGCGGGCTCATGTCGACGTCGAGCGCCGCCACGGCCGCCCACTGCAGCGGATGGGGCGCGCACACGAACGTGTACTGCTGCAGCATCGTCATCTTGTCGATGATCGCCGCCGGGCCATGGACCCAGCCGAGCCGCCAGCCGGTGACGCCGTACGCTTTGCTGAAGCCGTCGACGACAATCACGTCGGGATTGTGATGGGCAGGGGAGGGGAGGGGGGCGTCGTAGCAGAAGAGGCGGTAGATCTCG
This sequence is a window from Lacipirellula parvula. Protein-coding genes within it:
- a CDS encoding Uma2 family endonuclease, which encodes MSIVSQPAVTQPLALVPPAIDQPPVRYEEPTRKRWTREEYYRLDEQGWFQNQRVELIDGEIVQLSPQSPQHAAAAERVRRILDRTFGEGYWVRHQSSLVHGDYSEPEPDIAVVRGEIEDFSTQHPTSSILIVEVSRTSLAYDKNRKLHLYASMGVPEYWILDLNSRRLLVYREPVAEASAPFGFSYAKAMMLSEPEIVSPLEKPSAKIEVSTMLPSKT